A stretch of DNA from Candidatus Methanoperedens sp.:
ACAGCGGACTCATTCCCAAAACAGGCTTTAAATTCGGTACGCATTTTCGAGTCTACAGGAGCTATGAAGATCAATCAAGTCTATCTCATTCTGAATATCTTGTCCATGCCATAGAGAACAAATATGTTTTTTCTCTTCAGCAGCTTTCGCGTGCAGTGCGGCTTGCTAATAGCGTGAAAAAGGAAATGATCTACGGCACTGTCAACTCACAGGTTGATTTCTTTATTATAGGGAGAATGAGGTTATAGTAGTAGCCGGTGGGAATTCTTCTGGACGATTCCCGGCGGAATAGTAATCAATCCCCACTATAAGAGCTATTCTTCCCTCTGTTTTCGCTTTACGACTTTTTCAAGTTTCTTGGCCCACATATCCTCTACCTGTGTATATTCGCACTCGAGATAATGTGAGACCGCTTTGGCCAGCGCATCCTTGGTGCTGCTCTCTCCAGTCTTTTCCTTCAGAGCTTCAATGTCTTCCATTGTAAGAACTGTCTGTGCATGCATGATTTTTGCCATATTTTCCTCCTGAGTAGACTAAGTTATGCCGCAATATAATTGCGGCCTCTCGTGCATCCTCATCATCATAGGAAAGTATTTAAAGATTGCGTAATACTCGCCGGCATTTGTTCACAGTTGAAAAAAATTAGTTTCAATATTTTCGTTTTCTCAAGAACAGATACAAGGCCATCATGGTAATCAAAACAGGTGCTTCAAAACCTGGGCTTTTTTTGCCGGCAGTCACTGTGGTTTGGGGGCTCTCCTGCGATCCCATCGCTGAAAGGCTATCTTCTGCCAGTTTTATTTCGTCATTAGCATACCCAACATTACTCAGGACATCCTGTTCCCTTTTCTCCCAGAATGCCGCCAGTGCCATGTTCGTATTATAATCCTCCGCATTCCTGAGGTGGATCTCTGCATCTGAAACATTCTTGCCCTGATTTTTCGCCTCTTTTATGCGGGAAGATAATGACCTGATTTTATCATCGGTCTCAACTATTTTATTTAATGAGCTTGAAAATGAGCCTTTTATACTGAGCTTGTCCCCGATGTGCATTTTATCAGGAGACCATGTGGGGACCATATGACCGTACTGGAAAAGTATCCTGAAAGGCTGCGGCGTAGCCAAAGTTACTTCAACCCCCTTTGGAAAAAATACCTGCGCCCTGATATCTGCATCCGGAGATACGGATATGGCGGTGTTTTTCCCTGAAACAATAGCCTGAGGTGCCTCGATCGGGATATCTATAGAATAATCTGGACCTGCTTTTGCTACCCAGTTTTCTGCGGTAAATCCAATGCGTCCATCCCATTTTTTTCCCGCTTCAACAGAACTGTTAAAATTGACGGTGATTTTCGTTTTTCCAGAGATCGTTTGCTGTTCAACGACCTGGCCTGTAAAGCTTGATGTGTGATCAAAATCGTATATTATCCTGACACCTGAAGCAGGAACTTCGAAGGAAAAACCATCAAGCTGGGAGGGTCCAACGTTCTCGATTTCAGCCTGTATGACTTCTTCAACGAGCCCGCTATCTTGCAGCGTTACGTTCAAAACCCACCTGTTGAGGTTCACTCCTCCTGCTGATGCCGGATAGACTGTCAATAACATTATGAGAAAATAAATAAAAAAATTCTTTGCTGCCATTTAATCACAGCCACCATAAAACACTCATAATTAATAGCCTTTACGCAGATAAAATTGTCACAGCAATACTAATATACAACTTATTACCCATAGTAATATAATGTTCCTGCCCGCGCCCGACGATATGAAGAAACTGAGGCTTGAGCTGGGTCTCACTCAACATGACCTCGCCTCGCGCGCCGGCGTAAGCCAGCCCCTTATCGCGCGCATCGAATCAGGGGACGTCGACCCCAGACTATCCACACTGGGCAAGATATTCAATGCCTTTGACGCTGCAAGGAAAGAAAAGGTCATTGTCAAGGATATAATGCATTCACCCATCATCCACACAAGTTCGGATAGTTCGGTAGAGGATGCCGCCAGGATCATGGAAAAGCACGGCTTTTCCCAGATGCCGGTCATCGACAACGGAGTGCCGGTGGGCAGCATCTCAACTGACCAGATAGTGAGTTCGATGACGGACCAGGACATAAAAAAAGTGTCCCATCTACTGGTGCGCAACATAATGGGTGAGTCCTTCCCAACTGTTTCTCCCATAGCAGATACAAATTCTGTCTCGAGGATTCTCGAAAAGAATCCGGCTGTTCTTGTACTTGAAAAAGGGAGGGTAATTGGCATGATTACCAAACATGATATTATGAAAATGCTTAGAGGATGATTGCCGAAACCTGCGGGTTTTCCATGCACATAAATGGTTCTGCCATGCGCAGAAATAATCCTGGAGGGAAGCTAATATTGAAGCCAGACTTTCCCGATATGATCCTGAGTCGCCCGAATATACCGCAGGGCATATGCCAATCCCACGGCGCGGATAACCCTATATAGTTAAAAAAGTAATATGATGATATCCAGACCTACGAAATCTGGACAAAATCGTGTTGATAGGTCCTTGCGGGAGAACGGCAATGCCAAATCGATGACCGTACAGACAACCCCAATGCGGTACACGCGATAAAGCCTGACGCAAGGGTTACGGTGACCGACAGCGGCATAAGCCAGAGGATGAAGTTCCGCGTTAGTGTCAGGCTACAGCAATTTTTTTTATGCTCATCTTTTAATAAGCCTTTTCTTATTACATAAATGCATAGAATTGATGTCGAACACATCTAATATGAATCCATCACTAACAAAGCAAATAGCTAAACCTTGTTACTTCTCTCCCTTTCCTGAGTTATTCAACCCATTCGCACTGTGCTCCTCGATTATGGACTCAAGCATGAAAAACTTCTCAACATATTTCTTGAGCTCCTCATCCGAGATAGCAGAAACGCGTTTCTCCTCGTTATACAACTTTTGTATCTCATCCTGGATGGCTTTCACGCGGGAATCGTTCTTTTCAACCTTGATGGCGACGTGCATCAGTTCGTTCAGGGTTTCCTCAACTTTATACCTTATCACCTCAAGCCCCGACGAATCGCCTATCATCAGTTCTCTC
This window harbors:
- a CDS encoding DUF5371 family protein, which translates into the protein MAKIMHAQTVLTMEDIEALKEKTGESSTKDALAKAVSHYLECEYTQVEDMWAKKLEKVVKRKQREE
- a CDS encoding CBS domain-containing protein translates to MFLPAPDDMKKLRLELGLTQHDLASRAGVSQPLIARIESGDVDPRLSTLGKIFNAFDAARKEKVIVKDIMHSPIIHTSSDSSVEDAARIMEKHGFSQMPVIDNGVPVGSISTDQIVSSMTDQDIKKVSHLLVRNIMGESFPTVSPIADTNSVSRILEKNPAVLVLEKGRVIGMITKHDIMKMLRG